The following proteins are co-located in the Gossypium hirsutum isolate 1008001.06 chromosome A02, Gossypium_hirsutum_v2.1, whole genome shotgun sequence genome:
- the LOC107951459 gene encoding magnesium dechelatase SGRL, chloroplastic, giving the protein MACHYAYYASFSPSVTLRGFGAKNRESRPFQVHLSSISSPARASYNTLVSEAARLLVPTAIFEASKLKVVFMGERLKSYSAIIPRTYILSHCDFTANLTLTISNVINLDQLKGWYNNDDVVAEWKKVKETMFLNVHCFVSGPNLLLDVAAEFRYHIFSKELPLVLKAVLHGDSVLFAEHPELMDALVCVYFHSSLPKYNRMEFWGPLKDAAEGKLGDQVKGLLTADKESSSSPSKWGISPKSIFQALFTFLL; this is encoded by the exons ATGGCCTGCCATTATGCTTACTATGCTTCCTTTTCACCTTCAGTAACATTGAGAGGCTTTGGTGCCAAGAACAGAGAATCCAGGCCTTTTCAAGTACATCTTTCTTCCATTAGCAGTCCTGCTAGAGCCTCCTACAATACCCTTGTCTCTGAG GCTGCAAGGCTTTTGGTTCCTACAGCAATTTTTGAAGCTTCAAAACTCAAAGTTGTCTTCATGGGAGAGAGGCTAAAAAGTTATTCTGCAATAATCCCAAGAACCTACATCCTCTCCCACTGTGACTTCACTGCTAACTTAACATTGACCATCTCAAATGTCATCAACCTTGATCAG TTGAAAGGGTGGTATAACAATGATGATGTGGTTGCTGAGTGGAAGAAAGTGAAAGAAACCATGTTTCTGAATGTGCATTGTTTTGTAAGCGGTCCAAATCTCTTGCTTGACGTTGCTGCTGAGTTTAGATACCACATTTTCTCCAAGGAATTACCTTTG GTACTTAAAGCTGTGCTTCATGGAGATTCAGTCCTTTTCGCAGAACACCCTGAGCTAATGGATGCTTTAGTATGTGTTTACTTTCATTCCAGTTTGCCTAAGTACAATCGCATGGAATTTTGGGGACCGCTTAAGGATGCTGCTGAG GGGAAGCTGGGAGATCAAGTTAAAGGTTTGTTGACTGCAGATAAAGAAAGTTCATCTTCACCGTCAAAATGGGGAATAAGTCCAAAATCCATCTTTCAAGCTTTATTTACCTTCCTTCTTTGA